The Methanobrevibacter sp. genome includes a region encoding these proteins:
- a CDS encoding SHOCT domain-containing protein: MGKLGFLFNPEGNMPKGEIKSRDVEYDFLGLLTESIDGNDNKFNGAIKLDEDSIYVEKRSRLNGKVKDAYTIDYDDVNEDDIQRVADNKIQFALADRTLLLKTLDDDMLNSFESRLINKLTTGSFEVMEETQAKQIIRDIPGEIRKYHELLKDGIITEEEFENKKKELLNS; encoded by the coding sequence TCCTGAAGGGAATATGCCTAAAGGGGAAATTAAATCAAGAGATGTGGAATATGATTTCCTGGGGCTTTTGACAGAATCCATTGATGGAAATGATAATAAGTTCAATGGAGCCATCAAATTGGATGAGGATTCCATTTATGTAGAAAAAAGAAGCAGATTGAACGGCAAGGTCAAGGATGCTTATACTATAGATTATGATGATGTCAATGAGGATGACATTCAAAGAGTGGCTGACAACAAGATTCAATTTGCTTTGGCAGACAGGACTCTTCTATTGAAGACATTGGACGATGACATGCTGAACAGCTTTGAAAGCAGATTGATCAATAAACTGACTACCGGCTCCTTTGAAGTCATGGAGGAAACCCAAGCAAAACAGATCATCCGTGATATTCCAGGGGAAATAAGAAAGTATCATGAATTGTTAAAGGATGGAATCATCACAGAAGAGGAATTTGAAAATAAGAAGAAGGAATTATTGAACAGTTAA